The sequence CCGTTCACGTTCGGCGATCGAGTCGAGGTCGATCTGGTCGACGACCTTCTCGTAGTCGGCGATCGCACCGTCGGGTACGTCGATACCCAGATCGCGCTGGGCCTTGAGCACAGCGATCCACAGTTGGCGCTCGAGAGCGATCTTGTGACGCGACGACCAGAGTTCCGCGAGGTCGGCGGACGCATAACGACTGGCCAGAACGTTGGAGATGGCAGGCTTCGACACGTGGACAGTGTAGTCGCGCGCGCCGCCGACCGAATCCGGACCCGGGCGGTCACGACGGGACCCGATCAGCTCAGAGCGCGAAACACGCCCAACCCGAGCCGTAGCCCTGGTGCACACGCAGGACCGTCACCGGCCCCTGGACGCCGCCCTGTTTGGCGTACAACAACCGATTTCCGATCCGCCGCGGCACCCATCGAACCGTCGCGATGGCCCCGTCGGCCTGCGCCGCACCGATGAACCGTTCCGGGTAGCCCTGCGCGCGTTCCCAGAAGGTGACCGGACCCGACGTGTTGACGTCGACGGTCAGGTTGTAGAGGCATCCGGTGCCATAGACCACCGACGAGAACGGCACGCCCGCGTCGACCTTGCCCACCGGGGCGGCACCTGCCGACCCCGGCGACGCCACCGCCAACCCCACGATCGAGAGCGCCGTCGCGAGAAGGGCGGACAGTGTGGCCGTCCCGCGTCGCCCCACCGTTTGTCGCTTCGACACCATGTCCCCTCCACTCGTACGTTCGTTTGTCATTCACGCGGCGCGAGAACCTCGATGACCTCGTGCAGCGCTTCCCTCGCGGCCGCATACGGACTGCCCTGCCGCTGACCGAGCGCCCCGACGACGGCCCCGTCCTCCACGGCGATCAGTTGCCGGACATGCATCGGTTCGGCGAGCCGGAAGGACTTCTGCAACACATCGGAATGCATCTCCGCCAGCAGGACCCGGCGGTCGATCACGACCTCACGCAACCGCGGATAGCGGGCGGCCAAGGCGATCGTCTCGTACCGCGCGGACAGTGTCTGGATGGTCGTGTCGGGGCCGATGAACACCTCGGCGAGGGCGTCGGCGGTGGCCTGCCCGCCACGTCGTCGTCGGGGCAGGGCATCTCGACGCGCAGCGATGCAGTCCTCGTCGTTGCGGCACACGTGGGCAGCCGCCTCGGCCATCAGATCCTCCAGGGACCCGAAGTAGTACGTGGTCGACGCGAGGGGCAATTGCGCACGATCCGCGACGGCGCGATGGCGCACGGCGTCGAATCCCCCTTCGAGCAGCAATGCGCCGGCGGCCTCGATCAGGCGGGACCGCCGTCGCAGTCCCTTCGGGGTGGCCGCCGACGTCATGGAAACATGCTGCCAAAGGCATTACCTGCAACGGGTTGCTTTGGCAAAAGCCGCTACGCGGTCGACGAATTCAGGGTATCGGCGGACACCGCCGCAGGTCAGCGGTCACTCCGCGGCCGACCGAAGTGGCACCCGACATCGATGTCTTCGATGAGCCGGGGACTCGGGTTTCCGGTCCAGAAATCCGGCGAGAGATCCGGCCAGAGGTATGCAGCGCCCTCCTGCATGGCGACCGCGCTCGACCACGCAGCGCGAAGCGGCCGGGCGGTAAGCCAGAGGTCACGGGCCATACCTTGCCGTCTATATACCCCGTGGGGTATTGTTCCGCTCACGAGATTCGATACCCCCTGGGGTATATGGGAGGGCAAGGTTGTGACAACTACCGCACACGCAGAGGAGAGAGCCGACCGGAGTCGGCCGGGCCGCCTCGGATGGCTCGGCAACTGGACCGCGACCCATCGACGCTGGGTGTTCGCGACCTGGACACTGCTCGTGATCTGCCTCGGCGCCGTGGCACCGTCGGTGTTCGATTCCCTGGCCGGCGCGGGCTGGCAGGCCAACGGCTCAGAGTCAGTGGCGGTGCGCGACCTCGCGCAGGAGCACTTCGGCGGGAGCTCCTCCGCCGCCGTGCAGGTGGTGATCCACGCGGATTCCCAACAGATCTCCAGCCCCGAGGTGCAACAGACGATCGACGAGATCACCCGCCTCGCCGCGTCGGACAACCGGTTCGGCGACGTCGTCCCACCGCAACAGGGGATGACGATCAGCCAAGACGGGCACACCGGAATCGTCCTGGTCGGCGCCGCGGGCACGGCCGACGACATGGTGAAGGCGGTCGACGATCACAAGAACGATCTGACCGCCTTGTCCGGCAACGGAATCGACGTCTATCCGACCGGCGCGTCTGCGTTGTGGAGCGACTTCAACAAGGCCAATCACGAGGCCATGATCAAGGCCGAGATGGTCTCGTGGCCGATCACGCTGGCGATCATGGTGATCGCGTTCGGATCATTGGTGGCCGCGGGTCTTCCGCTGCTGTTGACCATCGCCGGTCTCGTGGCCTCTGCCGGCGCACTCGTGGTGCTCAACATGGTCACGCCGATTTCGGTGTGGGCCATGAACTTTGCCATGATGTTCGCGCTCGCACTCGGCATCGACTACGCCCTGTTCGTCGTGTCGCGCTTCAGGGCCGCGCTGGCCGAACGCACTGATCCGGTCGCCGCCACCGCAGAGACGATGGACACCGCGGGCAAGGCCGTCCTGCTGTCCGGCCTCACTGTTCTGGTGAGCCTGTCCGCTGTCCTCTTGGTGCCCGCCCCGGCAGTACGGACGATGGCAGTAGGCATCATGGTGGCAGTGGTCTTCGTCCTGGCCGCAACCATGACGTTGTTGCCCGCAGCGCTCGGCGCTCTCGGCACCAGAGTCAACGCAGTCTCGTTGCCCTGGGCGAAACGCCAGAAACATCGGTCGCCGACGTTCGCCGCATGGGGCAACCTGCTGCATCGCCATCCGTGGCCGTTCGCGCTCGCCTCGCTCGCGATCCTGATCGCGTTGGCGTTGCCGGTCATCGGGATCAAGGTCGCCATGCCCTCGATCAGCGTGGTGCCCGAGGACGCACCGGTCCGCCAGGGCTATGAGGTCGTCCAGGAGTCGATGGGCGAAGGCGCGCCCGGCGCCCTGCAGATCGTTGTCCCGCAGGCACAGGCGGACCAAACCTCGGCCGCCGCATCGACGGTACCGGGTGTCGCCGCGGTCACTCCCCCGCAACCGGCTGCCGACGATTCGGGATACGCAATGCTGCAGGCGATTCCGGACGTCGATCCATCCGATCCACTGATGAACGACATCGTTGCGGATCTGCGCGGATCACTGCCGGCCGACGCGCTCGTCGGCGGCGCACCCGCCGAGAACATCGATCTTCAGCAAGCCTTGAACGATTGGTTCCCCATCGTGGTCGCAGTGATCCTCACCCTCGGATTCCTGCTGCTGTTGATCGCACTGCAAGCGCCGTTGATCGCGCTACTGGGTACGGTGGTGAGCCTGCTGTCCACCGCCGCCGCATTCGGGGTCGCGCGCCTGATCTTCCAGGACGGTCACGGGTCCGGGCTGCTCGGCTTCCAAGCGCAGGGCTTCCTGGACGGCTGGGGTCCGGTGTTCTTCTTCGCGATGATCTTCGCGATCGCGATGGACTACACCGTCTTCCTGCTCGCGACGGCGAAGGAGCACTACGAACGCTCGAACGACCCGAAGGTAGCGCACATCGACGGGCTCGCCCACTCCGGGCGGATCATCTTCGCTGCCGCAGCCGTGATGGTCGCAGTGTTCTTCACCTTCGCGCTCGCACAGCCGTTGCCACCGAAGGAGATGGGCATCATCCTGGGCGTCGCCGTCCTGTTGGACGCCACGCTGATCCGATTGGTGCTACTGCCCGTCCTGCTACGACTCACCGGCCACGGCGCGTGGTGGAGTCCGGCATGGCTGCGCCGCATCCTTCCCGCGATCTCCTTCGGTCACTGACGACGACACATACCCCAAGGGGTATACAATGGGTCAGACAACCGCACCGAAAGAAGGACCGGCATGGTAGGCGATGAAGAGTCGATCACCGTGGTACTCAACAGATTGCGTCGCGCCCACGGGCAGCTCGCCGGAGTCATCACGATGATCGAGCAGGGCCGCGACTGCAAGGACGTCGTCACCCAACTGGCGGCGGTCTCACGCGCGCTGGACAGGGCAGGCTTCAAGATCGTGGCAACCGGCCTGCGCGAATGCCTCACCGGCGAGCAGGCCGAGAACACCGAGCCGATGACCGAGGAGCAGCTCGAGAAGCTCTTCCTCGCCCTCGCATGACCACTCGATTCAACCCGTCACCGATGACCACGACGCACAGGAGATGAGACCGATGCAGCTCGCCTACGCCACCACATTGCAGACCACGTTCGACGACGCCGTGGCACGCACGCGAGAAGCGCTGTCCGAGCAGGGCTTCGGCGTGCTCACCGAGATCGACGTGACGGCGACACTTAAGCAGAAACTCGACCAGGACATGGAGAACTACTTGATCCTGGGCGCCTGCAACCCTCCGTTGGCCCACGGCGCACTCGACGTCGATCGGCAGATCGGGCTGCTGCTGCCGTGCAATGTCGTCGTCCGCGACGACACCGCCACTGCGGGGAACGTGATCGTCGAGGCGATGAACCCGGACATCATGGTCACCGTCACCGATGCGCCGGGCCTTCGGGACGTTGCGGCCGCCGCGTCCGAGAAACTGCAGGCCGCCATCGCGGCGCTGTCCTGACGACCCTCGACCACCGAGCCCCGACCCGCGGCTCACTTCGATGACTGAGATGACACATATTTGTGTTATCTCAGTCATCGGTGCATAGTTGGTCCATGCCCGATGACGCACAGCTCACCTTCGCCGATCACATGGCGCGCTATTACGCGCGGCGGTTCAGCTTTCCCCGATGGTCGGACGGGTCATCGGTTACCTGTCCGTCTGCGACCCACCAGGACAGAGCATCGCCGAACTGAGCGAAGCTCTGCTCGCCAGCCGCAGCGCGATCAGTGGCGCGATCGAGAACCTCGAGAACCTGGGCGTCGTCAGACGCACCCGGACGCGCGGCGAACGGATGGACCGCATCGCCGTCGACTTGTCGACGCCGCGCTCGCTCGGTTTCGACATGAGCGAGTACGAGGAGTTGGCCGAACTCGCCCGCGAAGGCCTCGAGGTCATCGGCAACGCGACCGCGGAACGTCGCGCGGCGCTGTCCGAGACCGCTGCCCTCGCCGACTTCCTCGTCGACCGGATGCCTGCCCTCTACGAGGAATGGAAGAAGCACCGTGCAGCACTGGTCGCCTCGGGTGACCTCTACGACCCGAACGCCGAGGCGACAGCCGGCGAGAACGGAGACCGGACATGACCACGCAAAACAGGCGGCAGACGGCGATCGAGGCCGGCGGGTTGGTGAAACGATACGACGACAAGCTAGTCCTCGACGGCCTCGACCTGAGCGTCCTGCGCGGTGAGGTCTTCGCGCTGTTGGGGCCCAACGGTTCCGGCAAGACCACCACCGTGAACATCCTGTCGACCCTGATCGAGGCCGATGCCGGACACGTCGTCGTCGGCGGTCACGATCTGGCCGTCGACCCGAACGGGATCCGATCCATCATCGGCGTGACCGGGCAGTTCGCCGCCCTCGACGACCTGCTCACCGGCCGGGAGAACCTCCAGCTGATGGCCGCGCTCAACCACCTCGGCCGCGGTCCCGGACGCGCACGGGTGGATGGATTGCTGGCTGATTTCGACCTCGTCGACGCTGCCGACCGGGCGGTGTCCACGTACTCCGGGGGCATGCGCCGACGTCTCGATCTCGCCATGACGCTGGTGTCGACACCGGAGGTGATATTTCTCGACGAACCGACCACCGGTCTCGACCCGCGCAGCCGGCGGACCCTGTGGGACACCATCTCCGGTCTGGCGAGCGACGGGGTGACGATCTTCCTGACCACGCAGTACCTCGAGGAGGCCGATCGTCTCGCCGATCGCGTCGCCGTCCTCGACCGGGGTTCGATCGTCGCCCAGGGCACGCCATCCGAACTGAAGAACCTCGTCCCGGGCTCATCGATCCGCCTCGTCTTCGCCGACGAGGAGACCTTCGAGCGCGCGCGGGCGGTGTTTCCCGACGCGGGCGCCGTCGCCGGTGCGCGCCGACTGGATCTGTCGACGGACGACACGGTTCGGTCCTTGCGAGAAGCGCTGGGGCGCATCGAGTCCGAACAGCTCGACCTCGTCGACGTCTCGGTGCACACGGCCAGCCTCGACGACGTCTTCTTCGCCTTGACCGGTCGCACCGAGCCCCGACCCGGCATCACCCCCACCCCGCATCGAGGAGCAGCCTGATGTCCACACTCACCTACGCCGTCGAGGACTCCGCGACGATGCTGCGCCGAAGCCTGCGGCGCATCGTCCGCTATCCGTCGATGACGGTTCTGCTGGTCGGCATGCCGATCGTGTTCCTGTTGCTGTTCGTCTATGTGTTCGGCGGGCAGTTGGGCGCCGACATGGTCACCCCCTCCGGCAACACGGGACGAGCCGCCTACCTCGACTACGTCGTACCCGGTGTCCTGCTGATCACGGTGGCGGCCGCGGTGCAGGGCACCTCGATCTCCGTCGCCATGGACATGACGTCGGGCATCATCGCACGATTCCGGACGATGGCCATCAGCCGATCATCGGTGCTCACCGGGCACGTGATCGGGAGCCTGCTCCAGACGCTCGCCAGTCTCATCGTGGTACTCGTCGTCGCCATCGCCCTGGGGTTCCGCCCGTCGGCGACGCCGATCGAGTGGCTGGCGGCACTCGGCATGTTGGCCCTGTTCTCGGTGGCGCTGATCTGGCTGGCGGTGTATCTCGGCCTGTCGGCGAAGAGTGTCGAGACCGCCAGCAACACCCCGATGTTCCTGACCTTGCTGCCGTTCCTGGGCAGTGGGTTCGTGCCGACCGAGTCGATGCCTGCCGGTCTCCGGCAGTTCGCCGAGTATCAGCCGTTCACCCCGGTCGCCGAGACGTTGCGCGGGCTGCTCAGCGGCACCGCGATCGGAACCGGCACCGCGGTCGCCGCGCTCGCGTGGAGCGTCGGGATCGCCGTCGTCTCGTATGTCGCCGCCATGCGCACCTACGACCGTCGTCGGGTGGCCTGATCGGCCCGTCGCGCCACATCCGTCACACCTCGGCGTGGCGCGTCCGGCGTGTTTCGAACCACCGATCCCGCACCAGTAATCTGTGGAGTCGATGAAGCCGCACAACGACTCACCGATGCACCCGGCTGACCCGACCGAGTTCCGTCTCGGTCGGGTCAGCCGGCGTTCGGTGCTGGCCGGAGGACTGGGCGCCGCCGTGATCGGCGGACTCGCGGCGTGCTCGGGCGACGAGCCCACCGCGGTCGAGCCGCGCAAGCTCGAGACCCGCGCCGCCGACGACGAGCTGCCGTCGGAGACCAGCCCACCCAAGATCGCGAGTGGCCCGCCGCTGGTGACCGGGAGTTTCGTCTCCGAGAAGATGGGCGGGCGCCAGACCCGATGGGCCGTGGCCCGGCCGAGCGGTGTGTCGGGTCGGCTTCCCGTCGTCGTCGTGCTGCATGCACTGAACACCAACGAGAAGTCCATCTTCTCGTCGAAACTCGAGATGCAGAACGTCCTGCAGAAGTACGTCGATGCCGGGAATGCCCCGTTCGCCCTCGCCGCGGCCGACGCCGCGCGCAACTACTACCATCCACGCGCCGACGGCACCGACGGTGCGGGGATGATTCTCGACGAGTTCCTGCCGATGCTGGCGTCGAACCCAGAACTCGATCTGTCGACCGACCGGATCGGTCTGTTCGGCTGGTCCATGGGCGGATACGGAGCGCTCCGGCTGGGCGCGCTGCTCGGTGCGCCCCGGGTCGCCGCAGTTGCCGTCGCCTCACCGGCGCTGTGGGCAGATCCGCGCAACTATCCGCCCCGCGCCTTCGACTCGCTCGAGGATTACAAGGCCAATTCGCTTTTCGGCCAGCAAGCCGCGTTCGCCAAGATCCCGCTGCTGATCTCGATCGGGTCGTCGGACCAGTTCTTCACCTACACGAGGCAGTGGGCGGCCGGGCTGCACCCGCCGGCCGCATTCGGGACGTCGGCCGGCGGTCACACCAATCGCTACTGGCGCAGTGTGCTGCCAGAACAGGTCGAGTTCCTGGGTCGCAACCTCGCCCGGTGACCCACTCCCCACTCCCCACTCCACGCACCTCTCCCACCCCGAAGACCTACCCCGCAGCCGCGACGGTTTCCGTCATCCGCGACGGCATTTGGGGTCGCGGATGACGGAAACCGTCGCGGCTGCGGGGTGGGGTGTGTGGGGTGGAGGTGGGGTGGGAGGTGTGGGTGGGTGGTTCAGAGGGTGATGCGGCCGTCGAGGGCGGCTTTGCCGATGTCGGTGCGGTAATGCGAGCCGGGCAGTTTGATGCTCGCGATACGGTCATAGGCCTGCGTCCGGGCCTCCGCGAGGTCGGCACCGGTGCCGACCACGGCGAGCACCCGGCCGCCGGCCGACACGACCGCGCCGTCGGCGTCGCGCGCGGTACCGGCATGCAGGACGCCGTCGCCGTCGGCGCCGGTGATCACGTCGCCGGTGCGCGGCTTGCCCGGATAGTTCTCGGCCGCGACCACGACCGTGACAGCGGCGCCGTCGGTCCATTGCAGAGGCGGCAACTGGTCGAGCGTCCCCGTCGCGGTCGCGTTGAGCGCTTGTCCCAGTGGGGATCTCAGCAGCGCGAGGACCGCCTGCGTCTCGGGGTCACCGAACCGGCAGTTGAACTCGACGACGGACGGGCCGTCCTTGCCGATCGCGAGGCCCGCATAGAGCAAACCGGAGAACGGTGTCCCCCGTCGGGCGAGTTCCGCGGCGACGGGTTTGACCACGTCGTCGACGATCTGCTGGGTCACCTCGGCGGGCAGCCAAGGCAGCGGCGTGTACGCGCCCATACCGCCGGTGTTGGGGCCCGCGTCGTCGTCGCCGACCCGCTTGTGATCCTGCGCGGGCAGCAGTGGCACCACGGTCTCGCCGTCGACCAGCGAGAAGAGTGACACCTCGGGGCCGTCGAGAAAGCTCTCCAGCAAGACCGGGTGGCCGTTCTCCAGCAGCTCGGCCGCGTGGTCGCGGGCGGTCAGCCGATCGGCGGTCACCACGACACCCTTGCCTGCAGCCAATCCGTCGTCCTTGACCACCCACGTCGGGCCGAACCGGTTGAGCGCCGCGTCGAGCTTGGCGGGGTTGTCGACGATCTCGCTGTGGGCGGTACGCACCCCCGCAGCCGCCATGACGTCCTTGGCGAAGGCCTTCGATCCCTCGATCTGCGCCGCCGCGGCACTCGGACCGAAGGTGGCGAAACCGGCGTCGCGCAACGCATCCGCGACACCGAGGACCAACGGCACCTCGGGTCCGATGACGACGAGGTCGGCGGCGATGCTCGTCGCCAACGCCACAACCGCCTCCGCGGACGCGACGTCGACATCGTGGTTGGTGGCGATCGCGGCCGTCCCGGCGTTACCGGGGGCGACGTGCAGCCCGGTCACCGAGGGGTCCGCCGACAATCCGATGAGCAGGGCATGTTCGCGGCCGCCCGAGCCGATCACGAGTACGCGCACGGTGTCGACTCTAATAGGCGGACGTATGGCCGGTCGGCGGGGCGGTGGCGGGTGCACCGACCGATCAGGAGCGGTCGGTGCCCCGCATCCCGATCGCCGCCAATGCCTCGGCCCGTCGCGGCACTCCCATGATCTCGTCGATGACGACGATCATGACCGGCGCGAGGGCCGTGACGACCACCGCGAACACCACCGACACACCTGTCGCGGCCAGCCAGACGCCGGCAGCGAGGACGGCGACCGCACCCAGCGCGAGAACCATGCTCATCGGGTCGAACGGCAGGAGATAGTCGTACATCGCGAGCAGACCGAGGCAGTAGACGCCCAGCGGCACGGCAAGCGTGGCGACCACCGCACCGGGGCCGATATGGGTCTCGTGCTCGATGTAGAGCGCCGCCACGTGCAGGCCTGCCCCGACGGCGGCGGCAGCCATGAAGATCAGGATGTGTCCGTACCCCCACCCGAAACTCTTCTCCCGATGCGCCTGCAGGGCGTCGCCGACGGGCACGATGAAGTACATCCACCACATCGCGAAGGTGACGCCCATCCCGGCCAGGCCGAGCACCGCCGTCTCCACCGACCAGCCCTCCACCTCGACCACGGCGCCGAGCACCGCCACGGTTCCGACCACACCCTCGCCGAGGGTGATGATGGTCAACAGCGAGTAGCGCTCGGCGATGTGGTGCGGATGCCAGGGCGTGCCCGTGGTGGTGCGTTCGCCCAGGAACGGACCGACGAGCTCCACCGCGACGCATGCGAGCATCGCGAACAGCGTCGCCAGCGGTGACATGTCGGCGATCAGCACGCCGACCCAGCCGATCTGCGCCACCAGCGTCATCCCGGCATAGAGAAGAGCGGATCGCCGATGCAGCTCGCTCTGTACCGCGACTCGCACCCACTGCGCGACCATCCCGACGCGCATCACGATGTACCCGATCACCAGGACCCGGTTGTCGACGTGGTCGTGCTGGGCGAGGGACTCGAAGACGGGCGGGATACCGAGGGCGATGATCGCGACTCCGACCATCTGGACCAGGGTCACCACGCGGAAGAACCAGTCGTCGGTATCGAATGCCGAAGCGAACCAGGCGAAGTTGATCCACGCCCAGATCGCCGCGAACGTGCACAGCAGATAGGCGAAGATCGCCGTCTGATAATGACCTTCGGCGAGCTGATGGGCGACCTGCGTTCCCGCGGTGGAGAAGGCGACCACGAAGACGAGGTCGTAGAACAACTCGAGACTGGTGGCGGCGCGGCCCTCTTCATGGGGGTCGCGTCCGGTCATCCGCCGTAGGGGGTGTCCGATCGTGAAGCTCACGGTCGAAACTCTAACGACATCCACGGCCAGAGCGACGACGAGCGCGCGGCGGGAACACGGAAACCTCACCCGTCGTCACAGACCTTCCACGGGGCAGAGGTGGGTGACGACGGATGAGGTTTTCGGCGTGGCCGTGTCCGGTCAGCCGGTGGTCGCCGTCAGGTCGTAGACGGTGGTGCCGTCGACAGTCGTGGCGGTGAAGGTCTCCTTCACCCATGCGGCGATCTGCGCGGACGGCTGTGTCGTGTCCGAGCTGCCGAATCCACGACCGCCACCGATGAAGTAGTGGATCTTCTTCTCGGCCACCAGTTTCTGGAACTGCTCGAGCGTCGGAGAAGGGTCGGTACCGTTGAACCCGCCGATCGGCATCACCGAGTGACCGGACTCCAGTTGATAACCCGAGGCCTCGTTGGAGCCGACCGCCGCGGCCACCCAGGTGAACTGGTCGGCGTCGGTGCGCAACATGGCGACGAGTGCCTCGCTCGGACGCGAACCGTTCAGCAGGCCGCCGGGGCCGCCCATCCCTCCGGGGCCACCCTCCGCCGACATCCCACCGGGACCGGCCGCTGCGCCGGGCATGCCCATACCGCCCGGCATGCCACCTCGCGTGACCCCCCGCATGGCACCCCCTCGGTGATGACCACCGGGACCGCCTCCGCCCGGGCCGAACTCGCCGTCCACCCGCGGACCCGCCGTGATGATCGAGCCCTCCTTCGCCGTCGACACGGTATCGATCGTGTAGGCGACCGGGCCGGCCAGTGCCGCGGCGAGCGCGGTGACCACGGCCAGCGCCGACAGGTAGGGCCGATGCGCGACGAGCATGGCGGCACCGGCGACGACCCCGACGATCAGCACCATCCAACGCAGCCACGGCACGAAGTCGGGTGAGCGGTCCAGCAGCGTGAAGCCCCAGATGGCCGCGATCCAGACGGCGGCGGCCAGGGCGATCCGCACCCAGATCCGGTCACGGGCCGACCAGCACACGGCGCCACCACCGGCCACCACGGCAGCGACGGCCGGAGCCAGGGCTGCGGTGTAGTAGCTGTGGAAGATGCCGGCCATGAAGCTGAACACCGCCATGGTGACCAGCAGCCAGAGTCCCCACACGGACAGGTAGGCGCGCCGCAGGTCGGTGCGCCGAGCCCTGCCGATGACGACCAGCGCGGCGACGCCGAGAACGAGGGCAGTGGGGATCAGCCAGGCGATCTGACCACCCTGGGCCGGCTCGAACATCCGGAGC is a genomic window of Gordonia sp. SID5947 containing:
- a CDS encoding glycosyltransferase family 39 protein, yielding MTTIVDRPASASVPPDATASGRNARVWRRLSLAVLLIGTGVLYIVNLSANGWANSFYSAAIQAGSESWKAWFFGSSDMANSITVDKPPAALWIPGISVRIFGLNSWAILIPEALMGVAAVALLYVITKKYFGHWAGILAGATLAVTPVAALMFRFDNPEALLILLMVAAVWATLRAVEDGRLRWMIMTGVLVGFGFLTKQLQVMLIVPPLAITYLAFGRHTWIKRLGHLCGALGAMIVSAGWWILAVELWPASSRPWIGGSQNNSILELTFGYNGFGRLNGNETGSVVPGGGGGDGAGGPMSAYAGAMGGPPGGGPGGGGPGGGGPGGGMWGETGWLRMFEPAQGGQIAWLIPTALVLGVAALVVIGRARRTDLRRAYLSVWGLWLLVTMAVFSFMAGIFHSYYTAALAPAVAAVVAGGGAVCWSARDRIWVRIALAAAVWIAAIWGFTLLDRSPDFVPWLRWMVLIVGVVAGAAMLVAHRPYLSALAVVTALAAALAGPVAYTIDTVSTAKEGSIITAGPRVDGEFGPGGGGPGGHHRGGAMRGVTRGGMPGGMGMPGAAAGPGGMSAEGGPGGMGGPGGLLNGSRPSEALVAMLRTDADQFTWVAAAVGSNEASGYQLESGHSVMPIGGFNGTDPSPTLEQFQKLVAEKKIHYFIGGGRGFGSSDTTQPSAQIAAWVKETFTATTVDGTTVYDLTATTG